A stretch of the Xiphias gladius isolate SHS-SW01 ecotype Sanya breed wild chromosome 19, ASM1685928v1, whole genome shotgun sequence genome encodes the following:
- the LOC120804852 gene encoding mothers against decapentaplegic homolog 2 isoform X1 yields MSSILPFTPPVVKRLLGWKKSTSGQGGAGGGEQNGQEEKWCEKAVKSLVKKLKRTGQLDELEKAITTQNCNTKCVTIPSNCSEIWGLSTPNTIEQWDTSGLYSYPDQTRSLDGRLQVSHRKGLPHVIYCSLWRWPDLHSHHELRAIEACEYAFHLKKDEVCINPYHYQRVETPVLPPVLVPRHSEILPELPPLDDYTHSIPENTNFPAGIEPPNNYIPETPPPGYISEDGEASDQQMNQSMDTGSPAELSPSTLSPVNHSMDLQPVTYSEPAFWCSIAYYELNQRVGETFHASQPSLTVDGFTDPSNSERFCLGLLSNVNRNATVEMTRRHIGRGVRLYYIGGEVFAECLSDSAIFVQSPNCNQRYGWHPATVCKIPPGCNLKIFNNQEFAALLAQSVNQGFEAVYQLTRMCTIRMSFVKGWGAEYRRQTVTSTPCWIELHLNGPLQWLDKVLTQMGSPSARCSSMS; encoded by the exons ATGTCCTCCATCTTGCCGTTCACCCCTCCTGTAGTGAAGAGGCTGCTGGGCTGGAAGAAGTCGACCAGCGGTCAGGGCGGAGCGGGTGGTGGAGAGCAGAATGGGCAAGAGGAGAAATGGTGCGAGAAGGCTGTGAAGAGCTTAGTAAAGAAGTTAAAGAGGACAGGCCAGCTGGATGAGCTGGAGAAAGCTATCACCACACAGAACTGCAACACCAAGTGTGTCACTATCCCCAG CAATTGCTCTGAAATATGGGGACTGAGTACACCAAATACGATAGAACAGTGGGATACCTCAGGCCTATACAGCTACCCTGACCAAACCAG ATCCCTGGATGGCCGCTTGCAGGTCTCCCACCGGAAGGGGCTTCCGCATGTTATCTATTGCAGCTTGTGGCGATGGCCAGACCTTCACAGCCACCACGAGCTGCGTGCCATTGAGGCCTGTGAGTATGCCTTCCACCTCAAGAAAGACGAGGTCTGCATCAACCCCTACCACTATCAGAGGGTGGAGACCCCAG TGCTGCCTCCTGTTCTTGTGCCAAGACACTCAGAAATTCTGCCAGAGCTGCCACCTCTGGATGACTACACTCATTCCATACCTGAGAACACAAACTTTCCTGCAGGAATTGAACCTCCAAACAACTATATACCAG AGACGCCTCCACCAGGCTACATTAGTGAAGATGGGGAGGCCAGCGATCAACAGATGAATCAAAGTATGGACACAG gtTCTCCAGCAGAGCTCTCCCCCAGCACTCTGTCTCCTGTCAATCACAGCATGG ACCTGCAGCCAGTGACTTACTCGGAGCCGGCCTTCTGGTGCTCTATAGCCTACTACGAGCTGAACCAGCGTGTGGGGGAGACGTTCCACGCCTCTCAGCCCTCACTGACAGTGGACGGTTTCACAGATCCCTCAAACTCTGAGCGTTTCTGCCTGGGCCTGCTCTCTAATGTCAACAGGAACGCCACTGTGGAGATGACCCGGAGGCACATAG GAAGAGGAGTTAGACTCTACTACATTGGAGGGGAGGTATTTGCTGAGTGCCTCAGTGATAGCGCCATCTTTGTCCAGAGTCCAAACTGCAACCAGCGGTATGGCTGGCATCCAGCAACAGTGTGTAAAATTCCTCCAG GTTGTAATCTAAAAATCTTCAACAACCAGGAATTTGCAGCCCTGCTGGCTCAGTCAGTTAACCAGGGCTTTGAGGCTGTCTACCAGCTCACCAGGATGTGCACCATCCGCATGAGCTTTGTTAAAGGCTGGGGAGCCGAGTACAG GCGGCAGACTGTCACAAGTACTCCTTGCTGGATAGAGCTGCATTTGAACGGTCCCCTGCAGTGGCTGGACAAGGTTCTAACCCAGATGGGTTCCCCATCTGCACGTTGCTCCAGTATGTCCTAA
- the LOC120805410 gene encoding immediate early response 3-interacting protein 1-like: MPSEKVCPPSHRRLRQKYVLSAISQLATCQDNMAFTLYSLIQAAILCVNAVAVLHEERFLSKIGWGVDQSVGGFGDEPGVRVQLMNLVRSVRTVMRVPLIAVNSVCIVLLLLFG, translated from the exons ATGCCAAGCGAAAAGGTTTGCCCCCCCAGCCACCGTAGGCTACGTCAGAAATACGTACTGTCAGCTATCTCACAGCTAGCTACTTGTCAAGACAACATGGCATTTACTTTGTATTCTCTCATTCAGGCAGCAATTCTGTGTGTCAATGCTGTCGCTGTGTTGCACGAAGAAAGATTTCTCAGTAAAA TTGGCTGGGGAGTGGACCAAAGTGTCGGAGGATTTGGAGATGAACCAGGTGTCAGAGTGCAGCTGATGAACCTTGTCCGTTCTGTGAGGACAGTGATGAGAG TGCCTCTGATCGCAGTCAATTCAGTCTGCATcgtgctgctgcttctgtttggaTGA
- the LOC120804852 gene encoding mothers against decapentaplegic homolog 2 isoform X2 has product MSSILPFTPPVVKRLLGWKKSTSGQGGAGGGEQNGQEEKWCEKAVKSLVKKLKRTGQLDELEKAITTQNCNTKCVTIPSNCSEIWGLSTPNTIEQWDTSGLYSYPDQTRSLDGRLQVSHRKGLPHVIYCSLWRWPDLHSHHELRAIEACEYAFHLKKDEVCINPYHYQRVETPVLPPVLVPRHSEILPELPPLDDYTHSIPENTNFPAGIEPPNNYIPETPPPGYISEDGEASDQQMNQSSPAELSPSTLSPVNHSMDLQPVTYSEPAFWCSIAYYELNQRVGETFHASQPSLTVDGFTDPSNSERFCLGLLSNVNRNATVEMTRRHIGRGVRLYYIGGEVFAECLSDSAIFVQSPNCNQRYGWHPATVCKIPPGCNLKIFNNQEFAALLAQSVNQGFEAVYQLTRMCTIRMSFVKGWGAEYRRQTVTSTPCWIELHLNGPLQWLDKVLTQMGSPSARCSSMS; this is encoded by the exons ATGTCCTCCATCTTGCCGTTCACCCCTCCTGTAGTGAAGAGGCTGCTGGGCTGGAAGAAGTCGACCAGCGGTCAGGGCGGAGCGGGTGGTGGAGAGCAGAATGGGCAAGAGGAGAAATGGTGCGAGAAGGCTGTGAAGAGCTTAGTAAAGAAGTTAAAGAGGACAGGCCAGCTGGATGAGCTGGAGAAAGCTATCACCACACAGAACTGCAACACCAAGTGTGTCACTATCCCCAG CAATTGCTCTGAAATATGGGGACTGAGTACACCAAATACGATAGAACAGTGGGATACCTCAGGCCTATACAGCTACCCTGACCAAACCAG ATCCCTGGATGGCCGCTTGCAGGTCTCCCACCGGAAGGGGCTTCCGCATGTTATCTATTGCAGCTTGTGGCGATGGCCAGACCTTCACAGCCACCACGAGCTGCGTGCCATTGAGGCCTGTGAGTATGCCTTCCACCTCAAGAAAGACGAGGTCTGCATCAACCCCTACCACTATCAGAGGGTGGAGACCCCAG TGCTGCCTCCTGTTCTTGTGCCAAGACACTCAGAAATTCTGCCAGAGCTGCCACCTCTGGATGACTACACTCATTCCATACCTGAGAACACAAACTTTCCTGCAGGAATTGAACCTCCAAACAACTATATACCAG AGACGCCTCCACCAGGCTACATTAGTGAAGATGGGGAGGCCAGCGATCAACAGATGAATCAAA gtTCTCCAGCAGAGCTCTCCCCCAGCACTCTGTCTCCTGTCAATCACAGCATGG ACCTGCAGCCAGTGACTTACTCGGAGCCGGCCTTCTGGTGCTCTATAGCCTACTACGAGCTGAACCAGCGTGTGGGGGAGACGTTCCACGCCTCTCAGCCCTCACTGACAGTGGACGGTTTCACAGATCCCTCAAACTCTGAGCGTTTCTGCCTGGGCCTGCTCTCTAATGTCAACAGGAACGCCACTGTGGAGATGACCCGGAGGCACATAG GAAGAGGAGTTAGACTCTACTACATTGGAGGGGAGGTATTTGCTGAGTGCCTCAGTGATAGCGCCATCTTTGTCCAGAGTCCAAACTGCAACCAGCGGTATGGCTGGCATCCAGCAACAGTGTGTAAAATTCCTCCAG GTTGTAATCTAAAAATCTTCAACAACCAGGAATTTGCAGCCCTGCTGGCTCAGTCAGTTAACCAGGGCTTTGAGGCTGTCTACCAGCTCACCAGGATGTGCACCATCCGCATGAGCTTTGTTAAAGGCTGGGGAGCCGAGTACAG GCGGCAGACTGTCACAAGTACTCCTTGCTGGATAGAGCTGCATTTGAACGGTCCCCTGCAGTGGCTGGACAAGGTTCTAACCCAGATGGGTTCCCCATCTGCACGTTGCTCCAGTATGTCCTAA
- the rchy1 gene encoding RING finger and CHY zinc finger domain-containing protein 1 encodes MASSAGCEHYVRSCLLKAPCCGKLYVCRLCHDAQENHQMDRFKVREVQCSECQTVQQAQQTCQQCRVKFGEYYCDICHLFDKDKKQYHCQPCGICRIGPKEKYFHCEKCNLCLAQDLQGKHKCVENVSRQNCPVCMEDIHTSRIGAHVLPCGHLLHKTCFDDMVRTGAYRCPLCMHSAWNMEEHWDQIDIEIAQSPMPTEYEGATVKIICNDCQAHCTVPFHVLGMKCSSCGSYNTAQEGGLIQQPQEQQPEEDIENEAETDTEPEQQDQPE; translated from the exons ATGGCTTCCTCTGCTGGTTGTGAGCACTATGTTCGCAGCTGCTTATTGAAA GCACCTTGCTGTGgtaaactgtatgtgtgtcgGCTGTGCCACGATGCGCAGGAAAACCACCAGATGGATAGATTCAAAGTCAGAGAGGTGCAGTGCTCCGAGTGTCAGACAGTGCAGCag GCACAGCAGACTTGCCAGCAGTGTCGCGTGAAGTTTGGGGAGTATTACTGTGACATTTGCCACTTGTTCGACAAGGATAAGAAGCAGTACCACTGTCAACCCTGTGGAATATGCAG GATTGGGCCCAAGGAGAAGTATTTCCACTGTGAGAAGTGCAATCTGTGTTTAGCCCAGGATCTACAGGGAAAACACAAG tgtgttgaaaatgtgtcaAGGCAGAACTGCCCAGTATGTATGGAg GATATTCACACGTCCAGAATTGGAGCTCACGTTCTTCCATGCGGCCATCTTTTACACAA GACCTGCTTTGATGACATGGTCAGAACGGG AGCGTATCGCTGCCCGCTGTGTATGCACTCTGCCTGGAACATGGAGGAACACTGGGATCAGATAGACATAGAAATCGCCCAGTCACCGATGCCCACTGAATACGAGGGTGCGACTGTCAAA ATTATATGTAACGACTGCCAAGCCCACTGCACGGTGCCTTTCCACGTGCTGGGCATGAAGTGCAGCAGCTGTGGCTCCTACAACACAGCACAGGAAGGAggactcatccagcagcctcaAGAACAACAGCCAGAGGAGGACATTGAGAACGAggcagaaacagacacagagcccGAGCAGCAAGATCAACCTGAGTAA
- the lrp13 gene encoding very low-density lipoprotein receptor, with product MLHCHTWHHLVRFILSVAMGGCLFLCAVLLHLSGSLQVVSSGSVPLKCGLGSKLCKDGSECVLYSHVCDGEPDCRDGSDEEDCASACNGDQFLCAHGKKCIDRDQVCDGVAQCQDRSDELQCTTQTEGCFHHCDNKSRCLPATFLCDGEKDCLDGTDEASCEDQEDVYEKEERTSTNPEPPAAVGPSTTIKCPLGAKPCKDDAECVLYNHVCDGEVDCRDGSDEEECLSACETDQFQCAHGKKCIELSQVCDGFPQCQDRSDELGCAKYVEGCAHQCDDKSRCIPNSFLCDGERDCWDGTDEADCADEGCSDTEFKCTSGQCVSAKMHCDGHPDCWDRSDEESCTKAPVCTTKHHCSQSKECLVQEWICDGDQDCKDGTDEKDCPMAPLNCGEFQWSCKSKNKCIPTAWRCDGMKDCDDGSDETECGVVTCPPHQFQCGSQECLDPVLVCNSITNCADGSDEGGSCQLSCAEAENIRCSQSCYSTPQGTHCRCTAGFRLMEDGLTCADIDECDGQNPGVCSQLCVNTLGSYRCDCHPGYIMEAGGHHCKITGEPFLLSSVQTDLFLFGLRSGSLDVLSSSAKKAILSLDYDWREQRVFWVSLDTESIRWSSLDQKTTGILIKGVRADSVAVDWLGRNLYWIDGVNSQIVAIRLATTTVKSLDHSVILDEDLDQPRSLALLPQKGLMFWTEIGNVVKIERAGMDGSERKAVVNSSLGWPGGVAVDTISDRVYWTDERLGAIGSATLDGDNIWILQMKETMNPFSLAVFNDMLYWSDAKRRVVQAAHKISGKNHQVLLKRPRQPFGVKIIHPLLQMGKRSPCEKMDCSHMCVLAPGPKPVCKCPSGLLLAEDGLTCSSLVNSAFLLMLSPSTVTQIYLQSRHTVTELKGWPEHLALQVPSVNEAAIMDYNLRDHTLFLTDDGTTSLSSFKLKDSDLASQGQLLKLLGDTITAMALDWVTLDIYWSSNKQPRLQVTSIKGAHTAVLIKEGIGRVESIALYPPSGIVCFTNLAQQGIGTVATVECASMDGAEQRVVWKDAVQPTSLVFSSNGDTISWADTALGTIGSVQLDGSGYRELKAGDGLAAVALSDDTLLWMTVNDKTRLWYRDEQQQNKLWFEVGTQVVGLKAFSKSSQTGSNQCTENNGNCQHLCLATLRGRTCKCGHDHILVNATHCSPEQGCPAGRRLCLDQLSCQPIEKFCNGHVDCPDHSDENCVNLKQWPGVKVLAPTQPRSLSPPPSPLPLSETTELSTTLNVSSQLMNLDAQHCSHRHCSGNGHCVEINGDTACVCSPGYSGDSCQDHLLKTMQGPIIYGVAGLCAGVVVIAVMAVVVKRKKSTNMRRASPAAVKETSMTDLENKAESTPSTQTAPVDTEKPEEAVSSVD from the exons ATGCTGCACTGTCACACTTGGCACCATTTGGTccgttttattttatctgtggCGATGGGTggatgtttgtttctttgtgcagTCTTGTTGCATTTGTCAGGGTCTTTGCAAG TTGTTTCCAGTGGAAGTGTTCCTTTGAAGTGTGGCCTAGGCTCTAAACTATGCAAGGACGGCTCAGAGTGTGTCCTCTACAGCCATGTGTGCGATGGAGAGCCTGATTGCAGGGATGGTTCAGATGAAGAGGACTGTGCATCTGCGTGTAATGGAG ATCAGTTCTTGTGTGCCCATGGGAAGAAGTGTATAGACAGGGACCAGGTTTGTGATGGTGTAGCTCAGTGTCAGGACCGTTCTGATGAACTGCAATGTACGACGCAGACGGAGGGCTGTTTTCACCACTGTGACAACAAGAGTCGCTGCTTGCCTGCAACCTTCCTCTGTGACGGAGAGAAGGACTGTCTAGATGGCACAGATGAGGCCAGCTGTG AGGACCAGGAAGATGTGtatgaaaaggaagaaaggacCAGTACAAACCCTGAGCCTCCTGCAGCTGTTGGCCCATCTACCACCATCAAGTGTCCTTTGGGCGCCAAACCCTGCAAGGACGATGCAGAGTGCGTCCTCTACAACCATGTCTGTGATGGAGAAGTAGACTGCAGAGATGGCTCAGATGAGGAAGAATGCTTATCAGCATGTGAAACGG ACCAGTTCCAGTGTGCCCATGGAAAGAAGTGCATTGAGTTGAGCCAGGTGTGTGACGGTTTTCCTCAGTGTCAGGACCGCTCAGATGAACTGGGATGTGCAAAGTACGTGGAAGGCTGTGCTCACCAATGTGATGACAAGAGCCGCTGCATTCCTAACAGCTTCCTctgtgatggagagagggacTGTTGGGATGGCACCGATGAGGCAGACTGTG CTGATGAAGGCTGCAGTGACACGGAGTTTAAGTGCACCAGTGGCCAGTGTGTGTCAGCCAAAATGCATTGTGATGGTCACCCAGACTGCTGGGACCGCTCAGATGAAGAGAGCTGCACCAAAGCACCGGTCTGCACCACCAAACATCACTGCTCCCAGAGCAAGGAGTGTCTGGTGCAGGAGTGGATCTGTGACGGAGATCAGGACTGCAAAGATGGCACTGATGAGAAG GATTGTCCCATGGCTCCACTGAACTGTGGTGAGTTCCAGTGGTCGTGTAAATCCAAGAACAAGTGTATCCCTACAGCCTGGAGGTGTGATGGTATGAAGGACTGTGACGATGGCAGTGATGAGACTGAAT GTGGGGTGGTGACATGCCCCCCCCACCAGTTCCAGTGTGGAAGTCAGGAGTGCCTGGATCCAGTCCTGGTTTGTAACAGCATTACCAACTGCGCAGACGGCTCTGACGAGGGAGGCAGCTGCCAGCTAAGCTGTGCAGAAGCAGAAAACATCCGCTGCTCCCAGAGCTGCTACAGCACACCGCAGGGAACG CATTGTCGCTGTACAGCAGGGTTCAGGCTCATGGAAGATGGGCTGACCTGTGCTGATATTGATGAGTGTGATGGTCAGAACCCAGGTGTGTGCAGTCAGCTGTGCGTCAACACTCTTGGCTCCTACCGATGTGACTGTCACCCAGGTTACATAATGGAGGCAGGTGGACACCACTGCAAGATCACCG GTGAACCCTTCCTGTTGTCGTCAGTCCAGACAGACCTCTTCTTGTTTGGACTGCGCAGTGGGAGCCTAGATGTGTTGTCATCCTCTGCCAAGAAGGCCATCCTGTCTCTGGACTATGACTGGAGGGAGCAGAGGGTCTTCTGGGTCAGTCTGGACACTGAGAGCATCAGGTGGTCGTCGCTGGACCAGAAGACCACAGGAATTCTGATTAAAG GTGTACGGGCTGATTCTGTAGCTGTGGACTGGCTTGGCAGGAACCTGTACTGGATTGATGGGGTGAACAGTCAGATTGTTGCCATCAGACTGGCCACAACCACTGTTAAGTCACTGGACCACAGCGTCATCCTGGACGAAGACCTGGATCAGCCCCGCTCTCTGGCCCTGCTGCCACAAAAAGG GCTGATGTTCTGGACAGAGATTGGTAATGTAGTGAAGATTGAACGAGCTGGGATGGACGGGTCAGAGAGGAAGGCAGTGGTGAACTCCAGTCTGGGCTGGCCTGGCGGTGTGGCTGTGGACACAATCTCTGACAGAGTCTACTGGACTGATGAAAGACTCGGGGCAATTGGATCTGCGACACTGGATGGAGATAATATTTGG atactCCAGATGAAAGAGACCATGAACCCATTCTCGCTGGCAGTTTTCAATGACATGCTCTACTGGTCTGATGCCAAGAGGCGAGTGGTGCAGGCTGCTCATAAAATATCTGGCAAAAACCATCAGGTTCTCCTGAAAAGACCCAGACAGCCTTTTGGCGTGAAG ATTATCCACCCATTGCTCCAGATGGGCAAACGGAGCCCATGTGAGAAGATGGACTGTTCCCACATGTGTGTTTTGGCCCCAGGACCCAAACCTGTGTGCAAGTGTCCTTCTGGTCTTTTACTGGCTGAGGATGGCCTGACCTGCTCCAGCCTGGTCAATTCAGCATTTCTGCTGATGCTGTCTCCTTCCACTGTCACCCAG ATCTACCTGCAGTCTCGACACACAGTAACAGAGCTGAAGGGCTGGCCTGAACACCTGGCCCTGCAGGTGCCCAGTGTCAATGAAGCTGCCATCATGGACTACAACCTACGTGACCACACCCTATTCTTGACCGATGACGGTACAACTTCACTCAGCTCCTTCAAGCTGAAAGACTCAGACTTAGCCTCCCAAGGCCAGCTTCTGAAACTCCTGGGTGACACAATCACTGCCATGGCCCTGGACTGGGTAACACTTGACATCTACTGGAGCAGCAACAAACAGCCCCGCCTGCAGGTCACCTCTATCAAGGGGGCACACACTGCTGTTCTCATAAAGGAGGGTATTGGTAGAGTGGAGTCCATTGCTCTCTATCCTCCCAGTGGGATAGTTTGTTTCACCAACCTGGCTCAGCAGGGTATAGGTACTGTTGCTACTGTAGAGTGTGCCAGCATGGACGGTGCTGAGCAGAGGGTGGTGTGGAAGGATGCTGTCCAGCCCACATCTCTGGTCTTCTCCAGTAATGGGGATACAATTTCCTGGGCTGACACTG CTTTAGGGACTATTGGCTCTGTCCAGCTTGATGGCTCTGGATACAGAGAGTTGAAGGCTGGTGATGGCCTGGCCGCTGTGGCTCTGAGTGATGATACACTGCTCTGGATGACTGTCAATG ACAAGACGAGGCTCTGGTACAGagatgagcagcagcagaacaagTTGTGGTTTGAAGTTGGCACACAAGTGGTCGGCTTGAAGGCGTTCAGCAAGTCGAGTCAGACTG GTTCTAACCAGTGCACAGAAAACAACGGCAATTGCCAGCACTTATGCCTTGCCACCTTAAGAGGTCGGACATGCAAGTGTGGCCATGATCATATCCTTGTGAATGCCACCCACTGCAGCCCAGAGCAGGGCTGCCCAGCTGGCAGAAGGCTATGCCTGGATCAACTCTCATGCCAGCCTATTGAGAAGTTCTGTAATGGGCATGTAGACTGCCCTGACCACTCAGACGAGAACT GTGTCAATCTGAAGCAGTGGCCAGGAGTCAAGGTCCTTGCTCCCACCCAGCCTCGCAGCTTGTCTCCAcctccttcccctctccctctgtctgaaaCCACTGAACTGAGCACCACCCTGAATGTCAGCAGCCAGCTCATGAACCTAGATGCACAGCACTGCAGCCATAGACATTGCAGTGGCAATGGACACTGTGTGGAGATTAATGGGgacactgcgtgtgtgtgttcaccgGGCTACAGTGGTGATTCCTGTCAGGACCATCTCCTGAAGACCATGCAAGGTCCCATCATCTATGGTGTCgcagggctctgtgcaggagTGGTGGTCATTGCTGTGATGGCAGTGGTGGTCAAGAGGAAGAAGAGTACTAACatgag GAGAGCTAGTCCAGCAGCTGTGAAGGAAACAAGTATGACAGACCTGGAGAATAAAGCAGAGTCCACCCCCAGTACACAAACTGCTCCAGTAGACACAGAAAAGCCAGAG gaAGCGGTATCGTCTGTGGACTGA
- the si:ch211-12e13.1 gene encoding uncharacterized protein si:ch211-12e13.1, translating to MVLTDENFRLSPAGLVLVCQSLKTLQPIDELKKGPFMLQVQVLEYRQTDAGVEVDIRLSATSRSGCPVWESVLTLLSKNKLHKAHRGLTKNEYESQPEEPVPESMKQVELRVPWSTYLQCVWSLSGYSLFRLLSLPARLFGCRSQTAPSLWMLSVCLAEIEKHKGSEVITAPVNMTAQFKEPLLVPGKVTIRFWETIKNGVSLPSKASHVATRKQLFSHGGTDF from the exons atggtGCTCACTGATGAAAACTTCAGGCTCAGCCCAGCAG GTCTGGTTCTTGTGTGCCAGAGTTTGAAAACCCTCCAGCCAATTGATGAGCTGAAGAAAGGTCCGTTCATGCTGCAGGTCCAAGTCCTGGAGTACCGGCAGACTGATGCAGGGGTGGAGGTTGACATCCGCCTCTCTGCCACTTCTCGTTCCGGATGCCCAGTTTGGGAGAGCGTCCTGACACTGCTGTCCAAGAACAAGCTCCACAAAGCCCACAGAGGCTTAACGAAGAACGAATATGAAA GCCAACCAGAGGAGCCTGTGCCAGAAAGCATGAAGCAGGTAGAGCTCAGAGTTCCCTGGAGTACCTACCTGCAGTGTGTATGGTCCCTTTCTGGCTACTCCCTCTTTCGACTCCTCTCTCTACCAGCCAGGCTCTTTGGCTGCAGATCACAGACCGCGCCAAGTCTCTGGATGCTGTCGGTCTGCTTGGCAGAAATCGAAAAGCACAAAG GGTCCGAAGTCATCACAGCTCCTGTCAACATGACTGCTCAGTTTAAGGAGcctctgttggtaccaggcaAAGTGACAATCAGGTTTTGGGAGACGATCAAAAATGGGGTCAGTCTTCCGTCCAAGGCCTCACATGTAGCAACAAGGAAACAACTTTTCTCACATGGTGGGACTGATTTCTAG